Sequence from the Rhodothermales bacterium genome:
CCCTGCGCCCGCATCTGCCCGGTCGGCGCTATGTACCAACGGGCCGATGGGATCGTGGAGTTCGACGCGAACCAGTGCATCGGGTGTAAAGCCTGCCTCCAGGCCTGCCCGTACGACGCCATCTACATCGACCCTTCCTCTGGCACGGCGGCAAAGTGCCATTATTGCGCGCATCGGGTGGATGTCGGGCTCGAGCCGGCGTGTGTGGTCGTCTGCCCCGAACATGCGATCATCGCCGGCGATATGGACGAGCCGCGTTCGGAGATCCGTCAGATGCTGGCGGAATTCCAGGTGACCGTCCGCAAGCCCGAGCAGGGTACCTCGCCGAAGCTATTTTATGTGGATGGCGATGAAATCAACCTGACCCCCACGGCGGTCGACCGCACGCCGGCGACCTTCGCCTGGGCCGATGTCCTCCCGCTCCACGACGGCGATGGGGCGGGTGGGAAAACACCGCATCCCGCCCCGGCAGCGGCGCACGCCGGCCCGCTTCGCGCCCCGCAGCCGCAGGGCCTGCCGAACGCCGGCCCCATCCTCATCGGCGACGGCCGGATGGCGGAGCAGATGGTGCAGGTGGCCTACAACGCACAGCACAAAATCCCCTGGCACTGGCCGGTCCCGGCGTACCTCGTCACCAAAGGCATCGCCACGGGCATCATGCTACTGCTGACGGTAGGGCTGGGCCTGAACTGGCTGGACTTCGACACGCCTTCCTTCGTCTGGAGCGGCCTCGCGTCCATCGTCTTTACCCTCATCACGACCGGCTTCCTGGTGTTCGACCTCGAGCGGCCCGAGCGTTTTCTTCGCATCATCTTCCGCCCCCAATGGCGCAGCTGGCTCACGAGGGGGGCCTTTTTGCTGATGGGCTTCTCGACCCTCGCCGGCGCCTGGTGGGCCGCTGAGGCCGCCGCCTGGATGGGCTGGCTGCCGGCCTCTATCGCCGAAACGATCCGCCTGATCGTGCTCTGGCCGGTAGCCTTGCTGGCCGTGGGCTCCGCCATCTACACCGCCTTTTTGTTCGGCCAGGCCGAGGGCCGCGACCTCTGGCAGAGCGCCCTCCTGCCTATCCACCTCATCGTCCAGGCCGTATTCGCCGGCGCGGCCGCGCTGCTGATCCTGCACGCCGCTACGCCGTTGCCGGCGGACCTGCTCGCCCTGGCCCGCCTCGCGTTTGGGGCCGGGCTGGTGGCGGATCTCCTGGTGACTTTCCTCGGGGAATTCGGCATGCCGCACGCAACCGAGGTGGCCGCAAAAGCGGCTCATCTGATAACACACGGTCATTACAAACACTACTTCTGGACCGGCAGCCTCGTGCTCGGTCACCTGGTCCCGCTCGCGCTGTTGTGGGTGGGCGCACCCGTCCTAGCGGCGGTCGGTGGGCTCGCGGCGATCGTCGGGCTGTACCTGTACGAATACGCGTTTGTCATGGCGCCGCAGGAGGTGCCGAATAGTTGACAGGTAGTAAAAAGTGCAAAGTAAAAAGTGCAAAGTAAAAAGTGCAAAGTAAAAAGTGCAAAGTAAAAAGTGCAAAGTAAAAAGTGCAAAGTGCAAATTGTAGGGTTGGCGTCGCGCCTGATTGGCGTGGATGGCCGGCTAAAAAATGATGTCATCTCGACCGCAGGCGCCGGCTTGCCGGCGCTGAAGCGGAGAGACCTCCCTGAGCCGAGCAATGCGTCATTCCTTGGGAGGTCTCTCCGCTATGGCCCGATAAATCGGGCCTTTGGCCGAGATGACATAATGCGCGAGTTTATATGACTAATCGTTCAAATCGACTCGAAACCTTCTTCGCCCGGCTCCTCAACCGTGAGCGCAACCCCGTGGCGCCGCCGCGCGAGGACGGGTTCGGGCTGCCGGAGTTTGCGCCGACGGACCACAAGCCGGAATCCATCCCGCCGGCCGAGATGACCACCGTCCTCCACCCGGATGGACGCATGAGCCAGTACCCGCCGGCCGACCGGTGGGATGACTGGGTGGAGTGGGATGGCAAACTCTGGCCGGAAAAGGTCGCCCGCCGCTACACGCTGGTCCCGACCACCTGCTTCAACTGCGAAAGCGCCTGCGGACTGCTGGCGTATGTCGACCGCGAGACGCTCGGCGTCCGCAAGTTCGAGGGCAACCCGCATCACCCCGGCAGCCGGGGGCGCAACTGCGCCAAGGGGCCGGCCACCCTCAACCAGACGTACGACCCCGAACGCATCCTCTACCCCCTCAAACGGGTCGGTGAGCGCGGCGAAGGGAAGTGGAAGCGGATCGGCTGGGAGCAGGCGCTGCAGGAGATCGGGGATAAGATGCGCGCCAGCCGGCTTCAGCGGCGCGACGGCATCATGTACCACGTCGGCCGGCCGGGGGAGGACGGCTTCACGAACCGATGCATTCAGGCCTGGGGCGTCGATGGGCATAACAGCCACACCAACATCTGCTCGGCAGGCGCCCGTGCGGGGTATTTCTTCTGGTCCGCCGGCGACCGCCCGAGTCCGGACTACGCCAACGCCCGGGTCATCCTCCTCATCTCCAGCCACCTCGAAACCGGGCACTACTTCAACCCCCACGCCCAGCGCATCATCGAGGGGAAGGAAAAAGGCGCGAAGCTCATCACGTTCGACCCGCGCCTGAGCAACACCGCCTCGAAGAGCGACGTCTGGCTGCCCTCCTGGCCCGGCAGCGAGGCGGCCATCCTGCTCGCCATCTCGAATTATCTCATCCAGAACGATCGGTACGACAAAGACTTCGTCCGCCGGTGGGTGAACTGGGAAGAAACCCTGGCGCATTTCACGAGCCATCCTGAACCCGGCCTGGCCTGGTCTCCCGATCATACCCCGACCTTTGCCGCGTTCGACCGGCTCCTGAAAGCGCTCTACGCCGAGTTCACGTTCGAGCGCGCCGCGGAGGAGTCGCAGGTGCCCATCGACCGGATCCGGCAAACGGCGGAGTACGTGGCGGATGCGCAGGGCCGGCTCGCGGCGCACGTCTGGCGCAGCGCGGCCATCGGCAACCTGGGCGGCTGGCAGGTGGCGCGCTGTCTGTTTTTCCTGAACGTCCTCACAGGGAGTGTCGGGACGAAGGGTGGGACGTCGCTCAACACCTGGAATAAGTTCGTCCCGAAACCCTTCAAGATCCCGCCGGCCTTTAACGCATGGAACGAGCTCCATCTGCCCGTCGAGTGGCCGCTGGCGTTCTACGAGATGAGCTTCCTGCTGCCGCACTTCCTGGAAGAGGAGCGGGGGGAGATCGATGTCTATTTCACGCGTGTCTACAACCCGATGTGGATCAACCCCGACGGGTTTATGTGGATGAAGGCGCTGAAGGACGAGCGAAAGATGAAGTGCCATGTGGCGCTGACGCCGACCTGGAACGAGTCCGCCTGGTTCGCCGACTACGTGCTGCCCATGGGCCACGCCGGCGAGCGGCACGACCTGATGAGCCAGGAGACCCACGCCGGCCAGTGGCTCAGCTTCCGCCAGCCCGTGCAGCGCGTGGCGATGGAGCGCCTCGGGAGGTCGGTCGAGTTTACCTATGAGTCCAATCCTGGCGAGGTGTGGGAAGAAAACGAGTTCTGGATCCAGCTCTCCGCGCGGATGGACCCCGACGGCGTGCTGGGCATCCGGCCGTATTTCGAGAGCCCGTACCGGCCCGGCGAGATCATCACCGTCAACGAGTACTACCGCTGGATCTTCGAGAACAGCGTCCCGGGCCTGCCGGCGAAGGCGGCCACCGAGGGCCTCACCCCCCTCGCCTACATGCGAAAGTATGGCGCGTTCGAGGTGGTGAGCGAGAACTACATCCCCTACGAAAAGCCGGTGGAGGGCGGGGTGGACATCGAGGGCGTGGCGCGCGCCGGCTTCAGGACTCCCAGCAAAAAGCTGGAGTTTTTTAGTCCAACATTGCACGCCTGGGGCTGGCCGGAGAAGGAATACACGATCCCGTGGTTCCTCAAGAGCCACGTGCATCCGGACAACATCGACCGGGCGAAAGGGGAGATGCTGCTCCTGCCGACGTTCCGGCTGCCGACGCTCATCCACACCCGAAGCGCCAACGCGAAGTGGCTCTACGAACTGAGCCACAAAAACCCTGTGTGGATGCACCCGATCGACGCCCGCCGGCTCGGGATCGGGACGAACGACCTCGTCCACGTCGAAACCGAAATCGGTTTTTTTGTGGATCGGGTCTGGATCACCGAGGGCATCAAACCCGGCATCATCGCGATGAGCCACCACCTGGGACGTTGGCGGCTGAAGGAGTCCGAAGGCGTCAGCCGCGGCGCGTCGAACCTGGTGGAGTTGGGGGAAGATGGGCAGGGAGGCCAGTCGTTGCATGTGCTCCATGGCGCGACGGCCTGGCGCTCGTTCGATCCCGACACAAGCCGTATCTGGTGGGAAGACGTGGGTGTCCACCAGAACCTGACACACGGCGTCCACCCGGATCCCATCAGCGGGGCGCACTGCTGGCACCAGAAGGCCTTCAGCGTCCGCAAGGCCGACGCCGGCGACCGCCACGGGGACGTATTCGTTGATACCCGGCGCTCGATGCAGGTGTACCGCGAGTGGCTGGCGCTGGCCCGGCCAGCCACCCGGCACAGTCCGGACGGCCTCCGCCGGCCGTACTGGCTGAACAGGCCGCTGAAGCCGGTCAAGGAGGCCTACGCCTTGCCGGCGGCTTCGCCGCGTGGCGATGGCGTCAGGCAGTGAGGGTTAAAGGTTCGAGGTTTAAGGTTTAAGGACGCGTACCTTGAACCCTATCCATTGAACATTGAACTGTTGACCTTGAACCTTCCACCACCATGAACGAAGCATCGCTCGAGCGTGCACGTGGCCTGGCCTACGATAGCCTGGGCCGCTGGCTGTCCGGCGCCGTGGATGAGGCGTTGTGGCAAGAGGTGTGTGGTCTGTTCTGGCCAGACGCCGGAGGCGCCTTCGATGCGGATGAGGAAGCGGCCCGGTACCAGCAGCTCATCGGATTCAACATCTTGCCCTACGCCAGTGTCTACCTCGAGCCCGAGGGCCAGCTCGGGGGGGCCGTCTCGTCGGATGCCCTGGCCCACTACGCCGGCACCGGCTTCTCGCTGCCCGCGGATGCGTCCGCGCCAGACCATATCGCCGTCGAACTGTCCTACATGCACTACCTGAGCGGCTACCGCGCCGATGCCCTGGCCGCCGGCGCGACGCCGGCCGCCGACCGATGGGGCGAACGGTTCCAACTATTCCTGGCCCATCATGCGCTCCACTGGATGCCGGTCTTCCTCCTGTCCCTCCGCCGGCAGGGCGACGACCGCTACGCCGTCCTGGCGGACATGCTGCTCGAGGTCGTACTCGACCATCACGCGTCGCTGTCCTCCGTTCCGCCCGCTCCCCATACCCGGCCGGCCGCACCCGATATCCTGAGCCGGCCCGACACCGGTCTGAAGGACATCGCCCTTTATTTCACTCGCCCGGTGTGGTGCGGCGTCTTCCTCGGGCGAGACGACATCGGCCGGCTTGGACGGTCCCTGACGCTACCCATCGGGTTCGGGGATCGGGGGCAGAGCATGACCAACTTGCTCCGAGCCGCCGTGACGTACGATCGGTTGCCCGACCTCCTCGCCGGCCTGCGCTACCTGATTGGCAGCGAGCGTTTCGCCCTGGAGGCGATCGCCGATGCCTACGCCTCCGACACGATCGCCGAGGCCGTGCAGCCCTGGCTTATACGCATGGCGGGATCGATCGAACTAATCGGGCGAATCGAATCCGGCGCGCAGGGGATGGTTCAATCCTCATAAACCAGCGACGCCGCTTCTTTGGGCCCGAGTTCGATTTCCGGCAGACCCTGGATGTGGCGCACGGCCCGGTAGGGGCTCAGGAAGATCCTATCCGCCCCGAGTCGGTCCGCCAGACCCGAGCGGCGCAGGACGCCCTCTACGGATCCGTGTATCCCGGCGAAATACAGGGCGATGTGGTGTTTCGCGAGGTTGTCGACGATGCTGAACAGCGCCGTTACGGCCGTCGTGTCCAGGTCGTTCACCGAACTGGCGTCGATCACGACGCCTCGGACCCTGTTCGACACCGGGTCGCACTTCTCGAGGATCAGATCCTTCAGGAAATCCGCGTTGGCATAGGAAAACGAGGCGTCCACACGGAGAACGAGCACCCCTTCGACCTCACGCGCCTCCGGGTACAGGTTGAGGTCCCGAAACGAACGTGTACCGGGAAGATGCCCCAGGATGGCGAAGTTCGGCCGGCTGATCCGATACATGATCGCGACGACCGACGCCGCGATGCCCACCAGGATGCCGGCCTCGAGGCCGAAGCCTAGCGTCATGAGAAACGTCATCATGGCGAGATGGCCGTCGGTACGTTTCATCCGATAGAGCTGTACGAGCTCGCGCACATCGATGAGTCCGAACGCGGCGACCATGATGAGCGCGGCGAGGATGGGAATGGGGAGATAATACAGCAGCGGTGTGAGGACCAGCAGCGTCAGGCCGACGAGTAGCGCCGCAAACGCGTTGGCGGCCCGCGTCTGGGCGCCGGCGCGCTCGTTCACCGCCGTCCGGCTGACGCTGCCGGAGATAGGAAAACTCTGGAAGAAGCTGCCGGCCACGTTCGCCATCCCGAGCGCCAACAGCTCTCGGTTGGGCTTGATGGTGTAGTCGTGCCGCGCCGCGAACGACTTCGCGAGGGACCCTACGTTCGAGAACTGGATGAGGGCCAGCATGAGCGCGGTCGGTGCGAGAGTCTGGATGGCCCCCCAATCGAATACCGGCGCCGCGAAAGCCGGCAGCCCGACGGGGATGGCGCCGACGATCGCCACACCCTGGAGATCCAACCGGAACAGCCCGGTCACGACGATGCCGAGCACGACCAGCAGGAGCGCGGCGGGGATTCGCCGCCAGCGATCGAGGATGAGCAGGAGAAACGCGCCGCAGAGACCGATCAGGAGGGAGAGGACGTGCGTGTCGCCAATCTGGCGGGCGGCGGAGTAGACGATGTCATAGATGTACTGGCTGCGCTCGAGTTCGAGGCCCAGGATGCTCGATAGCTGACTGAAGCCGATCATCGTGGCGGCGGCGGAGATGAACCCGAGGATGACCGGGCGGGAGAGCAGGTTGATCAGGAAGCCCATCCGGCCGGCGGCGAGCGCCAGGTGAATCGTCCCCACCATAAATGCATACAGCAAGGCCAGTTCGATGTAGCGCTCGCTGCCGGCCTGCGCCAGCGCGCTCAGCGCAAAGCCCATGATGAGGCTATCGACCGCCGTCGTGCCCACCGCGAGGTGACGCGAACTGCCGGCGATGGCGTACACGAGCAGCGGTACCAACGAGGCATAGAGCCCGTAAATGGGCGGCAGCCCCGCCAGGAAGGCATACGCCATTCCCTGCGGCACGAGCATGATGCCTACCGTGAGCCCCGCTGTTATATCGCCCGGTAAACTGCGCCGGGCGTAATACGCCAGGCTGCGCAGGAGTCGATGGATTTCGGCGGCCGGGAGGCGCATGGCGTGGGGCTATAAGGCTTCTACGATACGGCTTCTACGGATTTTCCTTTTTCTTCTCGGTGGTGCGATGCCCAGTCGGCGTACATCCCATCAACATATACGACATCGAATCCGAGGCGGTCCAGCAGCGATGTTGCGGCCGCGGCGCGGGCGCCGCTCCGGCAGTACACCAGGTAGGTGCCGCTCTTATCCAATTCACTGCTGCGGAGGAGTAGGCGCGTGTGGGCGATGTTGATCGCGCCCGGCACGTGGCCCTCTTCGTATTCGGCGAGCCGGCGGACATCCAGCACGCGGGTATGGGGCTGTTGGCGGACCGATTCGAGGGCCCGGGTTTCGACCGTCGGCGTGGCGACGAGGTCCAGTGAGGCCAGTGCGGAAGCAGGGGCGTAGCCCTCGATCGCGTCGAGCCCGATACGGACGAGGTTCAGCACGGCATCCTGGATATCCTTCGGGTCCTCCACGATCAGGTAGATCGGCTGCTCCGGGGTGACGTAGGAGCCGGCAATGGTATTCATCGTTTTTCCGATCGGGGCGTAAATCGAGCCGTCCAGATGCCCCTTCATGAAGGCCGTTGCGTCGGCCCGGGTGTCGAGCACCACGACATCGGTGCGGCCGACGAGCACCTGGAGCTCCGCCGCGCTCAGCGCCTTCGGATGCGGCAGGCTGCCCAGAATACGAGGCCCGTTTTTGTTTTCGTGTTTCATCCGGGCGAAGTACATCGGCGGCTCGGGCTGGCCGTCCAGGATGCGCTCTACGAAGACATCTTCCCCTTCGCGGGCGGCCAGGATGGAGGCGTTGAAGCGGCGCTCATAGCCCACGGTCGACTCCGGCACGGCGCCCAGGGCCTTGCCGCAGGCGCTGCCGGCGCCGTGGCCCGGCCAGATCTGGAGGTAGTCGGGCAGATCGAGGAAGTCCTGCACCGAGGCATACAGCCGGCGGGCGGAGGGCTCCATGGCGCCGGCCTGGCCGGCGGCCGACTCGAGGAGGTCCGGCCGGCCCAGGTCGCCCACGAATACAAAGTCGCCCGTGACCATGCCCATCGGCTCGTCGGCGCCGCCGCCGAGATCGGTGACCAGGAAGCTGATATGCTCCGGCGTGTGGCCGGCGGTATGCACCACCTCAAACTGGATGTTGCCGATCTTGAACCGGTCCTTGTGCTTCACCGGGCGGAAATCGTAGCCCCCGCGCTGCGCCCAGAGGTATTTCCAGTTGGCGTCGCCTTCATCGGACAGGTACAGGGCCACGCCCAGGCGCTCGGCCATCTCGCGGGCGCCGGAGAGGTAATCCGCATGGATGTGGGTTTCCGCCACCGCGACAATCCGGAGGTCTTCCGAGGCGGCGACGTCGATGTAGCGATCGATGTCCCGCATCGGGTCGATCACAAGGGCTTCGCCGGTACGCTGGCATCCGATGAGGTAGCTGTACTGGGCGAGGTTGGGTTCGAAAAGCTGGCGGAAAAACATGGGCGCTTGTAGGGTCTTGCCGCGCCCGAGAACGGGAGGGCAAGACGCTGTTTAGTGATGCATACCTGTTATAACAAGTGGCTTTTTGTATGGTTCCTTGTGACTTTTAGGCAAGATAGGGATTAGTTGGTGAACTGAGGATAGGGCTGGATGGCCGGCGCGTCATTGGGGCATGCAAACGCCGCGGCGGGTCCCGGCTCCATAAAAAAGTGCGCGACGCCGATGGCCTCCGCGAGGCCCGAAGCCTGGAGCTTATCCATCACCGGGCCCTTCACGCCGCTCACCAGCAGCCGGATGTTCTGCCGGCGCAGGGTCTCCAGCACCTCGCGGAGGGCATGGATGCCGCTGGCGTCGATCTGGTTGACGGGGTAAGCGTCGAGGATGAGGGTGTGCAAGGCCGGGTCGGAGGCGACGATGGTATTGATCCGTTCGCGCAGGTAGCCGGCGTTGAAGAAGTAGAGGTTGGCATCCATCCGAAAGATGACCACGCCGGCCTGCACGATGGCGTTCGGGTGCCGCAGGATGTTGCGAAACACGTCCGAGCCGGGGATACGGCCCATGACGGCGGTGTGGGGATTGCTGCCCTCGTGCAACACCATCGCGAGCGAACTGACAACGCCTACCAGGATGCCCTCTTCGATCCCCAGCCAGAGGGTGGCGCCGAAGGTGATCGCCATCAACACCAGGTCGCGCCGATCGGCGCGCCAGAGAAACTGCACCTCTTTGAAGTCGATCAAACCGATCACCGCCACCATGACGACGGCGGCGAGCACGGCCTGGGGCATGTAATAAAAGAGCGGGGTGAGGAAGAGGAGCGTGAGCCCGATCAAGCCGGCGCTGAATACGGCCGCCAGGTTGGTCCGTGCGCCGGCCTGGGCGTTCACGGCCGTACGCGAGAATCCACCCGTCGTCGGGTACGCCATCAGGAATCCGCCGATGAGGTTGGCCAGGCCGAGTGCCACCAACTCCTGGTTGGCGTCCACTTCGTATCGGTTCTTGGTCGCGTAGACCTTGGCGACCGCGATGGACTCGGTGAAGCCGATCAAGGTGATCGTGAGCGCCGTGGGTAACAGGGCGCGAAAAGTGTCGAGCGAGGGCACGGGGAAGGCCAGGCCCGGGAGGCCGCCGGGAATGTCGCCTACGACGCGCACGCCGGCATCGGCCAGGTGGAATCCCCAGACGACCAGGGTGCTGAGCGCCACGGCAGCCAGCCCGCCCGGCCACCGGGGACGCCGCTTGCGCAGTATCCAGACCAGCGCGATGCTTGTTAGCCCAATGACGACCGTCAGAAGGTGCACCTCGGCGGCCGACCCCCAGGCTTCGCCGAGGATCTGGAAGATGTTACTCGAGCCGCTGAGGGGGACACCCAGCAAGTGCTTCAGCTGGCTGAGCCCGATGATGAGCGCCGCCGCCGCCGTAAACCCGGTCAACACCGAGTGGGACATGAAATTCGACAGGAACCCGAAGCGGGCCAGCCCCAACACGAACTGGAACAGCCCGACCATGACGGCGAGCACCAGGGCGAGTTCGATGTGGCGGGCGGCATCGCCGCCGGCGAGCGGCGTGATGCCGGCCGCCACCAGCAACGAGATCATCGCGACTGGCCCGACCGCCAGCTGCCGCGAAGTCCCGAAAAACGCATACACGATCAGCGGCGCGAGCGACGCGTACAGCCCGTAGATCGGCGGCAAGCCGGCGATCAGGGCATACGCCATGCCCTGGGGTATCAGCATAACGCCCACCGTCAACCCGGCCGTCAGGTCTCCCCCGAGCTGGTCCTTCCCGTAGGAGGGTAGCCACGTCAGAGAAGGCAGATATTGGCGTAACGCAAAAGACATTATGGTTCCGTATGCGGCGACGACGAACCGGCATCACCGCCTTGATCCTTAAACGTCGAACCTTGAACTCCTTTAGTGAGGCAGGCGATGGCGGAGCGCGCCATAGGCCCAGGTGCCGGCGATGGCGGAAAGAAGGGGCACGATGAAGACGGGCATCCCGCCGCCGATCAGGGCGTACAGCGGCCCGGGGCACGCCCCGGTCAACGCCCAACCAAAACCGAATAGGATGCCGCCGGCCCACTGGTTGATGCCCCGGTCAAACGGCTTTATCTCCACCTGGATGTCCGCCCCAAGTATCGTCTTCAACCGTGTCCGCTGGATCAGCGCCACCGATGCGGCGGCGACAACCAGCGCGCTGCCGATCACGCCATACATGTGGAAGCCCTGGAAGCGAAACATCTCCTGGATCCTGTACCAGGAAATCACCTCTGTTTTTGTCAGGATGATGCCAAAAACCACACCCAGGGTGAGGTACAGGGCGACTTCAACGGGTCGCTGCCCCAGCAAGGTGCGCGAATCGAGCGTTAGACGTTCTGTTGCCGTAGTCATGGTTAAACGCTAGTTGAACAGGATCGGGTAAATCAGAAAGGTAACAATAATCCCTCCGATGAAGAAGGCGATCGTGGCGTAGAGCGAGGCCTTCTGGAAGGTGGCCAGGCCCATGATGGCGTGGCCGGACGTGCACCCGCCGGCATACCGCGCCCCGAACCCGATCAGAAAACCACCCACGATCATGATCACGAAACCGGGCAGGGTTCCCAGCGCCTGCCATGAGAACAACTCGCTCGGCGCCATCCCGGTGAAGTCGCGGATACCGTACACCGCCAGATCCGCCCGAGTCGCCTCCGAAATCGCGATCGGATCCGGGTTGGACAGCCAGGCGCCGGCGATAAACCCGCCCAACACGATGCCGGCGACGAAGAGCAGATTCCATCCACCCTCCGTTTTCCAGTCGTACTTCAGGTAGGGGTTGGAGCCGGGTGCGACGGCCGCGCACACGTGCCTCAGGCTTGAGGAAACGCCAAAGGACTTCCCGGTCAACAGCAGCAACGCCGGCACCATCAATCCGATGATGGGGCCCGCGATATACCAGGGCCAGGGTTGAGAAAGGAATTCAATCATAGTAAAAAAGTGTTGTTGTGTTTACATGTAATAACATGTATGCATGTTGGTGAGGGGAGGTTCCGAAGCGTTACACGGATTTAGCAAGAAGTTGCCAGCAGTACCACTGCATGCGGGGGAGGTGGAAGGGGCCTTTCCAGAGGTTGCCTTTGAGGCGGACCGACAGCCGGCCGTCGCGGTGCAGGTAGCCGTACCACTCGCCGTGTTCGGGGTCGGGGAAGTGGCGGTACGCCCAGTCGTGCACCAACTGATGCCAGCGGGCATATTTTTCGTTGCCGGTCATTTCGTAGGCGAGGAGGGTGGCGATGATGGTCTCGTTGTGGGGCCACCAGAACTTCATGTCGTGCCAGTACTCCTGCACAGGGCGGTTGTCGATGTCGCGGAAATACAGGATGCCGCCGTATTCGGTATCCCAGCCGCGTTCCCACATCCAGTCCAGGATATCGAGGCCTACGCGGGTGAGTTCGGGGTCGTTGTTACGGTGGCGCGCTTCGTGGAGGATGAACCAGGCGGCCTCGATGGCGTGCCCGGGGTTGAGGGTGCGGCCGTCGAAGTGGTCGACAAATTCGCCTTTGGGGCCGACGGTTTCCAGCACCACCCGCCGATCGGGTTTCATGAAGTCCCGCCGGATCTCCTCGATGCACCGGTCGATATGGGCGGTGCATCCAGGGGCGTCGATCGTGTCGCGGAGGGTTTGGGCGAGGTTGATCGTGATCATCGGGATGCCGATGCCTTTGGTTTGCCGGGTTTCGGGGTAGACTTTCGGGGGCAGGGCGCCGGGGGTGTTGGCGTAGTGGATGAAGGTCTCGAATAGCCCGACGGCCTCTTCGGCGGCGCGTCCATCGCCGCTGGCGCGGGCATACGAGGCGAGCGCCATGGCGCCGAAGGCCTCGGAGAAGACGTAGCGGCGTTTGCGCAGCGGCCGGCCCTCGCGGGTGACCTGAAAGAACATCCGCCCGTCGGTGTCGAAGCCGTGCTTTCGGATGAAGTCCACCCCGTGCTTCGCGAGGTCGAGCCACTCAGTCTTGCGCTCCACGGTGTTGTAGAGGGTGGAGAGGAGCCAGGTGAAGCGGCCCTGGGGCCAGATCCCCTTGTCGGTGTCGAGCACGGACCCGTCGCGGTCCAGGGCGATAAGGAACCCGCCGGCCTCCCGGTCGACGGCGTGGCGGATCCAGAACGGGACGGTGTCCAGCAGCAATCCGTCGCGGTACGTTTCGAGCAGATGGTGGCGATGCGCAGGGGTCATACGGGCTCAGACTGGGCGTTGGAGGGGGCGAATGAAGGCGTCGATGCCGGCAAGCGCCTCAAACAGCGCCTGTCGATCGGCGGAGGAAAGGGGGCGCAGGGGCAGGCGGACGGGGCCGCACGGGGCGCCTACCATCTCCATGACCGCTTTGCCCGCCGAAAGTCCACCGCAGCGGCCGAGGATATCGACGAGCTGGACGGAGGTGCGCTGCAGCCGCATGGCTTCCTCGCGCCGGCCGGCGTCGTGGGCCGCCAGCATCGCCTGGTACAGCGGCGCGATGTAGTTGTACGTGCTGCCGATGGCGCCGGAAGCGCCCACCGCGACGGCCGCGAGCAGCATCTCGTCGTACCCAAAGTACCGGTCCAGATCGGGCCCCGCCGCCGGCCGGCAGGCCTGGAAGCGGACCAGGTCCGGGCTTGAAAACTTGAGCCCTGCGAAGTTCGGGATCTGCGCGGCAAGGGCCTGGAAGACGGCGTCCGGCGGGATCCGAGCCCCGGTCATCGATGGGATCTCGTAATAATAAAAGGGGAGCGGCGCGACGGCTTCGGCAATCGGGGTCAGGAAGGCCACGACCTCCTCGACG
This genomic interval carries:
- a CDS encoding 4Fe-4S dicluster domain-containing protein, with the translated sequence MNYGFLIRNDRCIGCHACSTACKSENEVPLGVNRTWVKSIEKGAYPDVRRHFQVTRCNHCANPPCARICPVGAMYQRADGIVEFDANQCIGCKACLQACPYDAIYIDPSSGTAAKCHYCAHRVDVGLEPACVVVCPEHAIIAGDMDEPRSEIRQMLAEFQVTVRKPEQGTSPKLFYVDGDEINLTPTAVDRTPATFAWADVLPLHDGDGAGGKTPHPAPAAAHAGPLRAPQPQGLPNAGPILIGDGRMAEQMVQVAYNAQHKIPWHWPVPAYLVTKGIATGIMLLLTVGLGLNWLDFDTPSFVWSGLASIVFTLITTGFLVFDLERPERFLRIIFRPQWRSWLTRGAFLLMGFSTLAGAWWAAEAAAWMGWLPASIAETIRLIVLWPVALLAVGSAIYTAFLFGQAEGRDLWQSALLPIHLIVQAVFAGAAALLILHAATPLPADLLALARLAFGAGLVADLLVTFLGEFGMPHATEVAAKAAHLITHGHYKHYFWTGSLVLGHLVPLALLWVGAPVLAAVGGLAAIVGLYLYEYAFVMAPQEVPNS
- a CDS encoding molybdopterin-dependent oxidoreductase, which produces MTNRSNRLETFFARLLNRERNPVAPPREDGFGLPEFAPTDHKPESIPPAEMTTVLHPDGRMSQYPPADRWDDWVEWDGKLWPEKVARRYTLVPTTCFNCESACGLLAYVDRETLGVRKFEGNPHHPGSRGRNCAKGPATLNQTYDPERILYPLKRVGERGEGKWKRIGWEQALQEIGDKMRASRLQRRDGIMYHVGRPGEDGFTNRCIQAWGVDGHNSHTNICSAGARAGYFFWSAGDRPSPDYANARVILLISSHLETGHYFNPHAQRIIEGKEKGAKLITFDPRLSNTASKSDVWLPSWPGSEAAILLAISNYLIQNDRYDKDFVRRWVNWEETLAHFTSHPEPGLAWSPDHTPTFAAFDRLLKALYAEFTFERAAEESQVPIDRIRQTAEYVADAQGRLAAHVWRSAAIGNLGGWQVARCLFFLNVLTGSVGTKGGTSLNTWNKFVPKPFKIPPAFNAWNELHLPVEWPLAFYEMSFLLPHFLEEERGEIDVYFTRVYNPMWINPDGFMWMKALKDERKMKCHVALTPTWNESAWFADYVLPMGHAGERHDLMSQETHAGQWLSFRQPVQRVAMERLGRSVEFTYESNPGEVWEENEFWIQLSARMDPDGVLGIRPYFESPYRPGEIITVNEYYRWIFENSVPGLPAKAATEGLTPLAYMRKYGAFEVVSENYIPYEKPVEGGVDIEGVARAGFRTPSKKLEFFSPTLHAWGWPEKEYTIPWFLKSHVHPDNIDRAKGEMLLLPTFRLPTLIHTRSANAKWLYELSHKNPVWMHPIDARRLGIGTNDLVHVETEIGFFVDRVWITEGIKPGIIAMSHHLGRWRLKESEGVSRGASNLVELGEDGQGGQSLHVLHGATAWRSFDPDTSRIWWEDVGVHQNLTHGVHPDPISGAHCWHQKAFSVRKADAGDRHGDVFVDTRRSMQVYREWLALARPATRHSPDGLRRPYWLNRPLKPVKEAYALPAASPRGDGVRQ
- a CDS encoding molecular chaperone TorD family protein, whose translation is MNEASLERARGLAYDSLGRWLSGAVDEALWQEVCGLFWPDAGGAFDADEEAARYQQLIGFNILPYASVYLEPEGQLGGAVSSDALAHYAGTGFSLPADASAPDHIAVELSYMHYLSGYRADALAAGATPAADRWGERFQLFLAHHALHWMPVFLLSLRRQGDDRYAVLADMLLEVVLDHHASLSSVPPAPHTRPAAPDILSRPDTGLKDIALYFTRPVWCGVFLGRDDIGRLGRSLTLPIGFGDRGQSMTNLLRAAVTYDRLPDLLAGLRYLIGSERFALEAIADAYASDTIAEAVQPWLIRMAGSIELIGRIESGAQGMVQSS